A region of the Mycobacteriales bacterium genome:
AGATCCTCAAGACCGGCGCGGCCACCATCCGCGGCCAGATCAGCCGGTCCGGGCTGCCGGCCGCCGACGGCATCCGGCGGTCCGGCCAGGGCGTGCTCGACCAGCTGAATCGCCTGGCCACGGACGCGGGCGAGGGCAATTCGCCGAGCACGAACGCGTACAACGTGGCGACCCAGAAATTCCAGACGGCCTGCAACTCGATCTCCTGACCTGCGGGAGCAGGGCGTACCGGCACATCGGTGCGGCGACACGATCTCCCCGCCCGGAGTGGCGTACTTGCGCGCGGACCTGGGAATGTGTGGACTACCGGCACACAGACCGTGGTGACCGCATACTGAACGGGAGGACCGAGGGGTGAGCACGACCGTGGACCAGGCAGGAGGGCGCGGCCTGGCCGAGCGGCTGGGAATCGAGCCGGGCATGGTCGTGCAGGAGCTCGGTTACGACGAAGACGTCGACCATGAGCTGCGCGACGCGATCGAGGACCGGTCCGGCAACGAGATGGTCGACGAGGACGCGGACGACGTCGTCGACGTGGTGCTGCTGTGGTGGCGGGAGGACGACGGCGACCTGGTCGACGCGTTGGTCGACGCGCTGCGCCCGCTCGAGGACAGCGGCACCGTCTGGCTTCTGACGCCGAAGTCCGGGCGCGAGGGGCACGTCCCGCCCTCCGACATCAGCGAGGCCGCGCCGACGGCCGGGCTGTCCCAGACCTCGAGCATCAGCGCGGCCCAGGACTGGGCCGGGGCTCGGCTGGTGACGCCCAAGACGGGACGTCCCAAGCGCTGACGACCCCCTGACGACCCCCTGACCAGGCCACTCGGCCTGGTCAGTGGGCGCTCGGCCGCTCGGCGGGCGGTTCGGCCTGGCCAGCGGCGGGCGGCGGCTCGGCGGGCGCCCAGGCGCCCCGCCGCTCAGCGGCCGAGGCGGTTTGGTGGCCGCTCAGCGGCCGAGGCGGAGGAGGCGGCCGGCGCCGCCGACCCAGCGGGCGGCGGCTCGCAGGGCCGGCCCGCCCGGCAACCCCGGCACCTCGTCGACGATCGGCGCGAGCCGCAGGAGGTCCGGCAGCCCGTGCACCCGTACCGCCCGGCTGGCGAGCAACGGCGGCACCGCCCGCCGCCCCGCGGACGCGTCCAGCAGCACGTCGGGCGCCGCCTCGACGGCGGCGCCCGGCGGCCGCGCGGTGACCGGCTCGGTCCGCCAGCCGCCGTCGGCCGTCCGGACCTGCCAGCCCGCCCGGCCCGTCCAGGCTGTCAGCGCGGTCCGCAGCCCGCGCCGCGCCGCGAACGCCCCGGTCACGTCGACCAGCGCCGCCAGCCCGGCGTCCAGCAGCACCTCCGGCGGGTGGATGCCGAGGTCCAGCGCGTGCACGGCCAGCTCGTACCCGCCGGCGTTGACGACGGTGAGCAGCGGCAGCGCGCCGACCACGGACATGACGGTGGCCCGCCCGAGCGCGTCGGGACCGTCGGGGCCGGCGTCGTCGTACCAGTCGGCGACCCGCTGCCGGGACCGTTCCAACGCCGCCAGCACGTCGGCCCGGGAGGCGCCCCGGTGGGCCGCGACGACCGCCGCGTTGGCCGCGTCGGTGTCGCCCTGTCCGGCCGGCCTGCCGGAACGGGCCTGGGCCAGCAGCCGGTCCAGCGTCGTCACGTCGTCCCAGTCGCCGATGTGGACGGCGACGTCGTGCCCGGTCCAGCCCGGCAGCCGCGACGGCCGGTCCAGGTCGGCGGCACCGGCGACGGCCAGGAACCCGTCCCAGGCGGCCAGCACCCGCGCCCGCTGCTGTCCGTACGGATGCTCCGCGAGCCCGGCCGGGCTGGCCTCGGGCGCCGGGGCAGGGCGTGACATGCTGCCATCGTGCCGGATCTGCCGGCCCCATTTCTGCGGAGGAGACCCGTATGCCGGTCGAGGTCGGCCAGGAGGCCCCCGACTTCACCCTGCAGGACCAGAACCGCGAGCAGGTGACGCTGAGCTCGTTCCGCGGTCAGCAGAGCGTGCTGCTCGTCTTCTTCCCGTTCGCGTTCAGCGGGATCTGCACGAACGAGCTCTGCCAGGTCCGCGACGAGCTGCCGAGCTTCGAGGGCGACTCGGTGCAGGTGATGGGCATCAGCATCGACCACCCGTTCACGCTGAAGAGCTGGGCGGCGCAGGAGGGCTACCTCTTCCCGCTGCTGTCGGACTTCTGGCCGCACGGCGAGGTCGCGAAGGCGTACGGCGTGTTCAACGACATCGCCGGCATGGCCAACCGGGGCACGTTCCTCATCGACAAGCAGGGGGTCGTGCGGTTCGCCGAGGTGAACCAGCCGGGCGAGCGGCGCGACCAGTCCGCCTGGCACGAGGCGATGGCGCAGCTGCCGGCCTGACCCAGGTGGCCGCGGGCTCGCACTTCACGTGGGCCCGCGGCGTCAGGTCGCCGCGGGCTCGCGCTTGACCGGCGCCGGCTCGCGGCGCCGGGCCCGGCGGTCCAGCAGCAGCAGGATCACCGGCCCGGCCAGTGCGAACCCGCTGAACAGGAACCACTGCACGACGTACGCGAGGTGCTGGGCGACGAACGCCCCGCCGGCCGGATTGCTCAGGTCCGGCGCCGGCACCGGGGTGAGCCCCTGCTCGGCCGGCACGGAGGAGATCAGCTCCCCGAAGGCCGAGTACGCCGGTTCGCCGTTCCGGGACGCGAGCGCAGGTACGTCGATCCGCTCGATCTGCCGCGCGGGCAGGTTCGTCCCGAGCCCGCCGGATTCGCTGGACAGGATCCGCGCGATCACCTGAACCTGACCCACCGGCGGGTCCGGCGGTGTCGGGGTCAGCGTCGCCGCCCCGGTCGCCGGCATGAACCCGCGGTCGATGAACAACGTCCGCCCGGACGAGGTCCGCAGCGGCGTGATCACCAGGAAGCCCGGGGTGTCGTTGACCTGCCGCTGCCGGGCCAGGACCTGCTGCGTCCCGTCGTACGTCCCGGTGGCGGTGATCGTCCGGAACCGCACGGTGTCGTCGACGACCCGCCCCGGCGTGAGCACCTGGTCCACCGGCACCGCCGGCAGCGCCGCCGCCGTCCGCAGCTGGTCGTCCGCGAGCTTCTTCTCCCCGAACCGGTGCCACTGCCAGACGCCCGCCGTACCGCACAGCCCGCCGAGCACCAACCCGAGGCTCACCAGGGCCAGCACCCGCAGCGGTCGGGTCGTCCGTCCAGACACGCTCCGACACTACGGCCCACCCCTTGTCCGCGCCCGCCCGGTACCCTCACCACCGCCCACTTCTCCGGGCGCGTAGCTCAGCGGAAGAGCACCCGCCTTACAAGCGGGGGGTCGCTGGTTCGAACCCAGCCGCGCCCACCACCGTCTGGACCTGCGGTTTCGGCGTGTCGCAACCGTCGGACGCGATCGTGGACCCGATCCGAGCCGTCGTGGGATCATGGGTACATGAGGAGCGAGCCACTGGACGACGCGGCTGCCCACCTCTCCGAGTTGGCGGAGGAGGTGGAGTCGACCCATGGACATCTCAGGATCACGCGGTCGGGCCGCGCCAGTCTGGTGCTGCTGACCGAGGACGAGTTCGCCTCCATGCAGGAAACCGTCGCGCTCGCGGGTGACTCGGCGGCGCAGGAGGAGATTGCCGGGGCCGAGGCAGCATATTCGGCCGGCGACTTCGTGACCGGGGACGCGTTGCGCGCTCAATTCGGACTGCCGCCGCACGTTGCCTGAGCCCTATGAGTTGAAGGTCGCCGGTCCGGCGGTGCGCGCTCTGGCCAAGATTCCTGACCGAATCGGACTCGCGCTGGTCGAATTCATGACGGAGCGTTTGGTGGACAATCCGCATCGGATCGGCAAGCCATTGATGGGCAAGTTCGCGGGTCTGTACGCCGCGCGTGTCCGCGACTATCGGATCCGGTACCGTATCGAGGAGAGCACGAGAACGGTCGTGGTCCTCCACGTGGCGCAGCGGGCAGACGCCTACCGGCCGGAGTAGGCAAGATCGTTCAGTCAGCGACCGCCTGTTGTCGTTTCGCTTGCGGCGGACCTGCTGAGACGGCTGGCTGGACAGCGTCGGGGCCGGGACGCCTTACAAGCGGGGGGTCGCTGGTTCGAACCCAGCCGCGCCCACCCTCCTGACCTGCGTGTCTTCCGGTGATGGCCCCCGATACGGACGGGGACATCCGCCGCTGGTCTCGTTTACGGTCTCATTCGGGGGAGGCTGTGGTGCTCCAGAGGCGAGAACGTATGGTCCGAGCGTGGAGCGGTCGATCGAAGACGTGCGACGTCTGGTGAGCCAGGAGGAGGGCCAGACGCTTGAATTCCGACGTTCGGCCCTGATGAATCTTCGGATTCTAAGTCGGATTCTTGCGGCGCTCGCTAATAGCTCCGGAGGTACGGTCGTCCTCGCCGTCGACGAAACTCGCGCAGATCGAATTGTGGGTGTAAGCGACCCTATTCGAGAAGAGCAGGCTCTACAAAAGGCGATCGAACGGCTCGATCCAATACCGGAGTACACCGTGCAGCGGGTGTCGGTTGATGGCCGGGTGTTGATCGTCGTTGACATCCCGGCCAGCGGACTGACCCTGTCTCCAGACGGCGCGTTTATCCGAGTGGGCGACAGGTCAATCGCTGCCCGCGGATGTCGTGCGCCGTCTCGCTCAAGAGGCGGCTGTCAGCCGGCCGGAGTCAACGCTAGAGACCCTTAGCTCAACGATCGCGACACAGACTCAACTGTTGGAGAGTCAGCTCGAACAGCTCACCGAACTCCGGCAGCAGCTAACGAAGCAAGGCGCCCTAATGGACGAGCAAGGGCAGCGAATGATCCGGCTTGAGCGTGGCTCTCACTGGTCACGCCAGTTATTCTGGTGCGTCGTCGGCGTCGTGCTTGGCGCCCTTGCGGGGGTTCTCGCTACCGCTTGGCTGACGTAGATTGACGTCCCACAGAAGTGCACCAACTTGACTCGTGATATCACGACGAATTCCTGCCGTTAGATGCTGGTATCGGACAGTCATCGCACTCTGCGACCAACCCATCAATCCCATCACGGCGCGATCGGGCACTCCGAGCAAGAGAAGGACTGTGGCGGCCGTGTGACGGGCGTCGTGCAGTCGGGCGTTCCGTACGCATGCGGCCCGCGAGGAGTGATTTCCATTCGTCGTGATCGGCTCGCGGATCGATTGGGCGGCCCACAGGCTGAGCCAATACCCACCCGCCTCTTTCCACAGGTGGCCCGCTCGCCGGCGTTCCAAGTCTTGCGTTTCTTGGTGGGT
Encoded here:
- a CDS encoding site-specific integrase — protein: MAEAEVEPLSVDEVRQLLAAALARRNGTRFAVALALGLRKGEALGLQRRDVDLDAGTLIVRRALQRRPWQHGCGGTCGKKRGADCPDRHGGGLVVAEVKSRAGRRGVGLPDPLVELLRTHQETQDLERRRAGHLWKEAGGYWLSLWAAQSIREPITTNGNHSSRAACVRNARLHDARHTAATVLLLLGVPDRAVMGLMGWSQSAMTVRYQHLTAGIRRDITSQVGALLWDVNLRQPSGSENPRKGAKHDADDAPE
- a CDS encoding maleylpyruvate isomerase N-terminal domain-containing protein gives rise to the protein MSRPAPAPEASPAGLAEHPYGQQRARVLAAWDGFLAVAGAADLDRPSRLPGWTGHDVAVHIGDWDDVTTLDRLLAQARSGRPAGQGDTDAANAAVVAAHRGASRADVLAALERSRQRVADWYDDAGPDGPDALGRATVMSVVGALPLLTVVNAGGYELAVHALDLGIHPPEVLLDAGLAALVDVTGAFAARRGLRTALTAWTGRAGWQVRTADGGWRTEPVTARPPGAAVEAAPDVLLDASAGRRAVPPLLASRAVRVHGLPDLLRLAPIVDEVPGLPGGPALRAAARWVGGAGRLLRLGR
- a CDS encoding peroxiredoxin, giving the protein MPVEVGQEAPDFTLQDQNREQVTLSSFRGQQSVLLVFFPFAFSGICTNELCQVRDELPSFEGDSVQVMGISIDHPFTLKSWAAQEGYLFPLLSDFWPHGEVAKAYGVFNDIAGMANRGTFLIDKQGVVRFAEVNQPGERRDQSAWHEAMAQLPA
- a CDS encoding DUF3052 domain-containing protein, with translation MSTTVDQAGGRGLAERLGIEPGMVVQELGYDEDVDHELRDAIEDRSGNEMVDEDADDVVDVVLLWWREDDGDLVDALVDALRPLEDSGTVWLLTPKSGREGHVPPSDISEAAPTAGLSQTSSISAAQDWAGARLVTPKTGRPKR
- a CDS encoding SURF1 family protein → MSGRTTRPLRVLALVSLGLVLGGLCGTAGVWQWHRFGEKKLADDQLRTAAALPAVPVDQVLTPGRVVDDTVRFRTITATGTYDGTQQVLARQRQVNDTPGFLVITPLRTSSGRTLFIDRGFMPATGAATLTPTPPDPPVGQVQVIARILSSESGGLGTNLPARQIERIDVPALASRNGEPAYSAFGELISSVPAEQGLTPVPAPDLSNPAGGAFVAQHLAYVVQWFLFSGFALAGPVILLLLDRRARRREPAPVKREPAAT
- a CDS encoding type II toxin-antitoxin system RelE/ParE family toxin, with product MKVAGPAVRALAKIPDRIGLALVEFMTERLVDNPHRIGKPLMGKFAGLYAARVRDYRIRYRIEESTRTVVVLHVAQRADAYRPE
- a CDS encoding type II toxin-antitoxin system Phd/YefM family antitoxin, whose translation is MRSEPLDDAAAHLSELAEEVESTHGHLRITRSGRASLVLLTEDEFASMQETVALAGDSAAQEEIAGAEAAYSAGDFVTGDALRAQFGLPPHVA